CTGGTGACCAGCTCGGCCGGGGCTGACTGTTCTGATACGTCCATGCAGGCCAGTAACCTGTACAGCCAAGAGTGGCTGCACATCCACTGGCTGAAGTTCGAAACAAAGGCAAGCGGGTACTGCAAGACACAACACCGAGTCACGTCTTACATTACTTCCACAGCAACAGTGAAGACATTtacaaagtaaaataacaaaataaaaacggcTTTACCTGTTCGTGAAGGTATGCATTAAATACAATCAAGTAGAAGTAGCGCTCCAAGCTCAGCATAGTTCTGCTGAGAAAGTAGTCTTTGGTACTGCTTCCCtaagacacaaaccaaacattcATTATCCGTTCATAGCAGCGGCCTTCGGCAAGTGTTTATTTCTCACTTATGCACTTCAACCAGACCAGACTTTAACAAGacaaactcacacagacacacacattgaaaTCCACCAGTATTATCTAGTCCTCCATCAGCTTGAGTGCCCTCCATAATAAAGGCGTTTTACATCCTTTGATTGCGCTCTCGCTTGCACTTCACGCAGAACAAAAAATAGCTTTGAAAAAGGCGTCGGCTCAGAAAAGCGTCACAACTAACCTGAATTTGATAATCCTCCCCGATTCCTTCCAGCTTACTCTTGTTCTCGTATATTGCTTCTTTTATATTGTGCATCTCTGAACACAGGTTGATGGCCTGGTCGACCTGTCAGGTGGGGAACAAGAAATAAAGTGTTAAGACCGACCTGaacaagatttaaaaagatAACAAGGTCAAAATGtgctcaacaaaataaaatagtcgtttttctttttttatttcatttcaaatcaacATGATCTGCTTTACCTCCTCCATGACCTGCTGCCCGTTTGACAGCTTGTTGATCAGGGACTGAATGACCTGGAACAGTGGTCTGGGCTCTGAAGCAGCTGCCTCCTCGacactgcaaaacaaatcatAGATCACATCTCACGTCCAAAAACAAGGTTTAACAAagctacaccgatcagccacaacattatgacaggagaagtgaatgcaGGCCTGACAGGTTCAGACTGTACAACGGCACTGtttaaatgctaaaatgctCCCTTGTCAAACTGTAAATTGtacatagttttacatgttaatacatgtTAAAAGTCTTATAGATACATATTTCCAGTCTTTCCTTCTCCTGTtgcactgttgattttgttggtgtgttatgttgatgtctgtgtgtgtttgtgcacaagAAACTGGACACTCACATTTCCCCccaaggaaaaaataaagtatttttctattctattctattctattctattctattctattctattctaaccACTATTGTATGATAAAAAATACTATGTTACTGTACGTCATCATTTCAGTACTTTACCTcactatttctatttctgtcgACTTCCACTTTTACTTAACCACATTTTCAAAAGACCATAGATACTTTTAGTCCGATACATTTCTCACAAGCATTTTCTTactcgtttttttgttttgttttgttttgttttgtttcggtTGCCAACAATAATGGATCACAGACagcatttgacttttttaaaaagttaaaattgacTGCTCTCTAACAGCAATTTCACACATACTTTTTACTTGTACTTAAGTACATTATACTTCATTGTACTTTTGATACTTAAGTACAGTAAATACCAGCTACTTTAAGACTTTTACTCCACTTTTTTCAGGACAAGGACTCCCCAGCTGATGGAGAGATAGaataggaaccccctacctactatatactATATGAAACTTggcatatttataaaaacatgtgattattatcattttgcattcagtattaagctatcccttatccgtTTACTGAAACATGTCGAATTCATGTTCGTTTTCTAGTAAGATAtctttacttttacttaagtaTGGCTTTTGAATACTTTATACAAAActgtgaataacattgaccatccaacattgacaatacaatgttctgttgaAAACTTCaaaacttttgcacctggcattcgtgtggttgttacttagacatgtagcacccacctataccagaccagactcccccatcccatagcaatgacactcatggaaaacaacacaagcaccTTCAACAACCcggactccaaattcactagatcccaaactgatcaagtatctgtgggatgatccacagaggccccttccctcaacgaataggacccaaaggcccccccactaaaaacattgtgttccctcagaaggcccatgtccattctctgatgagtcacagctgttttgaaggcacaagggagacctaaacagtattaggaaggtggtcataatcttacgcctgatcggtgtcaCGTGCACTTaagataaataaactgaaatttcaGTTAATTTTAGAACAACATTGAATGCGGCATTCTTACTGTGGTTCCTGCTGTGAGTCACCGCTGAGCCGGTTCATGACCAGCGTGCCCAGGATCATAGCCAAGTTGGTGCGGCCAACGCCCACCTGGCAGCTGAAGAGCAGAGCGGGCAGCTGCTGCCGGGACGCACCGTGGCCCATAGACAAGCTGGGGCTCTCCTGGAAGGCGACGCACATAATAGAGTTTAAATTATGACAGGCTGTAAAACACCTAAAACCAAAATGCTATCCTATCACCGAGCCAAGAATGACATGACGCAACAGCGAGGACTGAAATAACCCCCAGTAATCATGGTTTTGGTGACATGCACATATTAAAAACGATGGGACAAATCAAGCATCATCTGCCTTTATGGTTGAAAACTGTCTAAATCAATGCGCTCAATTGCTGAGATttacaaaaaggcaaaaataaaaagtgaaaagaatgAATATGGCAGTAAGATCCAACACtgatccacaaaaaaaaaagaagccactTTCCAACCACAGGGAACTGGACCGCCTGCTGCAAGGCAGTCCAAAAAAGGGCAAAACGAGATGAAAAGAACATCCTGTGTGAGTGAAGGGCAGGACGCAAACCAGACAGAGCAGACGACCAAAGGGCGGATATAAagtggaaaaactaaaaatcacaCTTATTAGTGATTAATTGCGGATAAGACAGATTCATGTAgatatatgtaataataataaaaagagaagcTTGTGTAACCTTCACACTACCTTCGATGAGAAAGTCCAGATGCTGTCTAATATTCCAGCCATGAATAACTTTATTGGCACATCAAAATgacatctcaaaaaaaaaaaaaaaaaaagggagggagagggagctgTTTAATTGGTGACTTGTGTCGCGattgacatttttatacaaGCTCACCCTGAGAATGTTAACAAATGCGTCGAAGTCTTCCTCCATCGGCGCTCCCTCCATCGGTAGTGGTAATCTGTAGTACCTGCAAAACAACGAGCCGTCACCTGGAGTTGAACCTGTGCCTACATATGTTGTGTCAATATCGCCTCTATGTAGGTCACAACAAGCTGCACATAAACAGCCGCGTTTATGTGTTCGCTAATCTCCTCAGGCGGAAACTCTCCGGCGGGACGACGGGAGAGGCCGTCCCTTAAGAGCAAACCACCTGCAGCTGGAAACTGTGAGACATCCTGCCGCTTTCACTTGGGATAAAACGCTCTCTTGCCCTTCAAGTGCTGTCATGACATCTCAATAAAGCAGCCTGCGCTGATCTGATTGCAGACAGGATGCTGCAATCACTTCTTCCAAAAAAAGCAGGGCAACCAGGCTTTGCACAAACAAGCGCCACTATTTATAACCTCCCAGCCTGTGGTGCAGCAGGCAGCCACAAGCTGTGTCGCCTGAGCTGCAGCCTGAGCCGAGGAGCTAAGGGCTAATAAAGGAACAATGTAAACAACCTGTACGCCGGCATCGTGAACATCGGCCTCTTGTAGACCTCCTCGGTCACGTGGATGTCCTCCTCGCACGTGATGGAGATCTTCTGCGGCTCGTCTTTAAAGTACTCGATGTCGTTGTAGATGTAGAAGACGTTTTCGTTGAGCTTGGCAAAGTCATGGAGctgcggaggagggagggaagaaaaaagagggttttaataataatcaccTAAAAACTTGCTTTGTACCGTGCAGAGTAATTGTTCCCGTGTCACCTCCTTTCTGATGGTGAGCTCCAGGCCCTCAaccatctcctccttctgcagGCCGTGGAGGTTTTCGTGGAGGTTTTCCTTCCTCCTGGGAGTGTACGGCACAAAGTCGTCGTCCTTGTGCAGGAAAACCACCGGCTCCTCTCTTACACAGAAGAATATAACCTCCTGCTTGCAGGAGCAAATAATAGATTATTGAAAAGTAAACGGTTGTTGCCTTTTTATCAACTGCACCACTTCCAAGAGCAACTGGAAACAATCTGTCGTCATTTGACATGCAGCACATGAGTAAGGAGTTTTAAAGAGGCCCCACGTATAATTTTGTCAAATTCATTTCAATTACGGTCAGTTTCTAGCTGCTGTAAGCAGAGAGATTCATTTTCCACTGGTACACACAACCGCAACTTTCTGTTTGCTCAGTTCTACAATCCAGCCGCAGCCTCCGCCGAGCACTTGACTCCTCAAATATTTACTGACAACACCGGGAGaaggaggccaggaagagctgCGCGGGCACCGACGCAGGAAAAATTAGACCAGGGAAGCATTTATGTCGGCTTAAGAGTGGCGGCGGCAGATTCTGCCGGGACGAAATGGGTATATTAATGTAAAACAGCGGTGACCTCGTGTCCTTGCGCCTGGAGCCTCTGGAGGACGTGTTTGAAGCCGTTCAGGCTCGGCTGGCCCATCCCGTATAGAGGGTAGGATCCTTTCACTTGGCGGAAGTTGGGCGCCCCGTAGCTCGCCGTGGTGTTGAGGACGTCCGCCTTGCTGTATACGTCCTGGACCATGAAGAACTCCCCCTGGAAACATTTACACAACATGAACCTCCTGGTGCATCTATTAGCGGCTGTAAATTCCATCAAGATTAAGGAGGTTTAATAAATCATCCCTATGATTTTTAACTGAGTCACTTTTAAGCAGATTTTTAGATCTCTTTCCATCCCCTTTCTGTTTGCAAACAGCAAAGTCTGGTTAAACTAATGTCTCAACCTGTTAAATCTCTACATCTTCAGCCTTTTACTTCCTATGGTGACACCGAGAGCTTAATGCTCTGTTACTGAAGGAAGCataatgcaaaagaaaatacaaccAGGGCCACCGCAGTTTACACTTTACACTGTCATTCGTACACATGCTGCAATTTATCAGTGAAATAACCATCGTCAAAGTTCTCTTTAATGTTACCACATAAAACCAACAGCTACGCATGGGTTTCTGGCAACACTTTTGATCTAGTTGGAAGCTGGTGAAGTACAGAGACCTGCGAAGCTTTGCAGCCTGTATACCCCCTTTTAATTTCTGGATCTCTTTTAGAAAattcctttttgtttcttacAGGAACCCTAAAAGACCAAAGCCTTtgctttaacctcctgaaagcctgtgtcctcatatgaggacatcaggttttaggtttgtagcagcttattctgcttcatttagacccgtaTTTCAGTGGCTAATGAGCAAGtacccgtttgaggacgttgggattacACGTCCTGCTCAAAGATTAGTTTTTATAGGTTCTTTTTAGGTTCTTGGAGAAATTAAcgacaaacaaaagctcgggtctcaggagattaatcGTTTATCGACTCTATATGGTCGTGACCTGTCAGGTTCTGTGATCGGCAGCTTTGCAACAATCAATATCTTTACATGCAAAGAAATATTCTTCTATTATTCCAAATATAACCAAGGTCCCAAATTTGCATTTTCCAAACAAGACATCTGCACTATGACAATTATATGTATGCAGCAAATTCCTAATATACGTCTCAGTTGGGGGTTTTTACAGCCATTTTTCGTAACGTGTGGCCTCTTGCTTGTTTACTTTAAATTCCATATTGTACACAAATCTACCAAGTAAAACTTGGCTCAGATCAGACACTGTTTaaacttgactttttttttaaaactttgtgtTTAAGCCAAGCTTTTTCCAGAATGTAATGTGATTTATTAGCCATTAAAAACAATCTGGATTAAATGGATTAAATGCTTTATACAATCAAAAAGTAGTGACCAAATTAAATAGGATTCAGATTTAAACCTAAAGACAGGCTTGCTAACCTGAGGCACCTGCTTACAGAACgtcaaaacacagctgaaaagAAGACTTCTGGCAGAACTACTGACCCGTGTATGTAAACACAGGCTGTGGGTTAACACTGGAACACGCTGCATGCCTGAACTACCACAGCGGAGGTGACAGAGCAGATCAAAGCCTCGATGGGAGGGTGACAACATTCCCGTTTCAATGGCAGCCTCTGATCATAAAACGGCGCATGACAATGTTCCTACGCCACGCTGCAATTTGGACACGTGAATGTGAAAAGAGCAGCCGCGGAGACAGGTGAGACCACTCTCGCCGCCCCTGCCTACCTGCACCAGGAAGTGCTCGGGCATCGCGTCCGATATCCGGCCGACTTTGTAGTTGGTCTTGAGGATGTCATCGTGAATCTGGAATTCCTGCCTGCAGTTGTATCTGCAACACAACACGAGCGGGTGGACGTTGAAGCGAGGGCATTTCAATTACCAGCCACTGTTTGCTCGGCCCGGGGTTGACAAAAGAGATGATAACGGGGGCAAACACTTGGGACTGAGGgtaaaggggagggggggaggttgAGGTGgtgagtggggtgggggggttgtgggGGTGATCAAAAAGGATTAACAGCCAATTGTGAGAACGCAGATTCGGGGACGGACTTACGTGATGACGACAGGTGCGACTTTGTTGGTGATAATGGACTTGGCCTTGTTGCTGTGGATGTTGACCGTCTGGAAGGGGCTCATGCTAAGAGACTGCCTGCTGTCGGCCATCCCGTTGCCATGGACACTCTCAAGCGGCGACGTAACAGAAACAGGCTGTGGTGCGGCGCTGGCAGTTGTACCCATGCTCCACAAGCTGCTGTGAAAGGCATCGCAGCAGAGAGAGAGTTCAGAAACAGGAAGCGAGCGGGCGCTCACACGCGAATACGGCAACCCACATACAGTAGCCCGTATCTGAGGGGATGACAACATctacacacatatttaaaaggTGTGAAAAACTATTCAATAAGCTTCTCACACTTCAACAGCGATGCGACCGAAAATAATCAATGTGTTCGGCACTGATATTTACAAATCAGACATGGATACATTTTTGGAGAATACAcaatttagattagattagattagatttgattagattagatcagattcaactttattgtcattacacatgtacaggtacagagcaacaaaatgcagtttagcatctaacaaGAAGTgtatgtagcataaatagtCTATAAGTATATCAAAGGTACAGTACAGGTTgtttatagcatatggacaaattatacaggtgagtgagcaacATATACCCAATGACTGACGTATGAAGatattatacagatggattAATGCGTTAAATGTAAGTAGGCCGTACACAGGAACTCTGACAACATTTACACGTTGGAGGAAATGAGCAGATAAAAAATAAGCTGATATAAAATACAGATAAGTGATAATTAAACAGTGCATAAACAATAAGCAGTAGCTACCTAATGATACTAAACTAGGGCCACATTGACTGACTTTTCTGTCTAGCGTGACCctgctaattaattaattaatcaactAGTTTAATTTTCCGAACAACTACCAGATGATTTGCTCGGGAATTTAATAAAGACATTCACCACGAGAGACATTACTGACCCTCAGATATTTGATAAAGGCACAAACTGTTCCCAGAGGATTAGCAGTAGCGCTCTGAACATTAAGCTAAACGCCAGCAGCTGTTGCACATacttggaaataaaaatgatgatataATGCCTTTTACTACAACTACAAAGATTAAATCAGATGCAACTCTATTGTCGTTGCACACAgtacagctacacacacaacaaaatgtaatttgGCATTTAACAAGAATggcaaaaagtgcaaaatttcCCCAATGTTAGGAAACAAGCTATGACAATTGTATAAAGTAAGTTAGTATTGTATATACCGCAGTGCTTGTCCAACTATTTGTACTCCAAGCGGTCTCACAGCTACAGCTACACATCCACACATTCGTTCACACAAACGCAAGtgacattcacacaccagtgccaagaGTAGGGGGCAAAACTTGAGGTTCagcagtcagtgcgtttacatggacgtgaaaaaaacaaaacaaattattgtcttaatccgactttaactggacgaCCGAGgcgcatgtaaacatgttgccCGGACTAAATTCAGAGTTCTCCTCATCCGAATTGAACTAGACAActtgtgtgcacatgctccacaaccgctgcgctggcgtgtgaccccggaacaaaaacatgtaagaaatccggtcgcagaagaagaagaagtgatagcgtcatcttatctgcaccataagtagcacgcACACGAACGTATGAGgttaaaaagctgtactattaccCATCTCATTGTTGTTAAAAATGCTGGTGAACAACttgtcaaccggaaagggggtcGTATCAAccctctgaaaagacacatatcgccacctagtgtggaggaggaggaggacatgttcccgtcagttatttgattttctctgttgcatgtaaactgggtcAAAGGCCACATTCGGGAAGTCGAATTCTGAGCATATTCAAGGAacactgtgcatgtaaacacagtgttgcttaggtttaaaaaaactgaaaccgTATAGAAGAACAGAAGCTTTTACTTTGAGCGGCCACTGAATCCAAAAGCTGTAAATTTATTCTCtctaaactaaacaaactaaTTCCCATATTATTTCCCTTTCATtacataaaaagacaaaaagatccCTCTGCACTTGATTAAGAGTCAGTTTAAGCCGCTCAAGTCATAAATACTAATAATGTATTATAATAAGTATTAACAGAAGCAATTTTGAGCACATTTTGAGAGAAATAAAGATTCATGCAACCCTCCTGCGATCGCAATCAACGTCTTTACATTTTCATCGCGGCGGGATTAGAGTCAAGTGTGAccagatttatattttaatcaTCCACCTCACATCCCACCTACCGCTCCTCTCAGGAGGCAGCCACAGGTTTGCAGCAAAGCCTCCTCCCCTCTGAATAAACAGTGAGCCTTCCAGGGAGCTCTGCAGATAAACAAACGATCCTTCTGACAACCTAACACTCAGGAGCGACATCTTAAATATCACTTCCAACGCGGAGACGCGGAATAGCCGGGAGTCAACAACGGAAAGATGCGCGGAAATACCTACGAAAACGAATCTATCGCACAGGCACTATGTcaccaaacacaaactcacagatATGGACACAAAGTGTGAACCCGAGAGCACGGGATCCATCCAACTTGAGAAATCTACTTGCTGTCACACGGCTCGGGTGAACTGCGGGGTTGTCTTTTGCCGTCTGAGCTCAAAGCACCTCTGTGTGATCTCCAGCTCTGAATAGAGTGGACTCACATTGGAGGGAGAAGTGCCGGGTGAGTCACAGCCACTCTCCTCTTTGTTGCATCGGGAGGTGAGTGGGTAGGTCAACCTTGTACTCAGAGACCTTTTGAATGAGCAGAGGGAGCGAGAGTCGCTTCTTCTCTCCGAGCACAGCGGGGTAAGACAACACATTGATTTGTCATTTCGTCCGAAAAACGCAGACGTTTCTGCAGAGCGAATAAACCGACCGCTTTAAAATCAGGGGGAAGCCGACGAGAGGCTAGAAAAGAGGCAGAATCTCTACTCAAGTTCCATAAAAGGAATCATGAATACTGTGCTCCAGCTGCCCAGATCTATTTGAGTCCTCGCCACATACCAAAAGCATCCCTGCTGCCATATTTTTTGTggccaccacaaaaaaaaaacaaaaaaaaaacacacaacgaaAAAACCCTCCAAGGAGTAACAACACTCGGCGGCTAAAAAATCTGAAATCTTACGAGTGAGACGAGGAGCCAGACCCTTTTCTTTGCTGCTTCTTTTCCATCATGGTCCAAAGGAGTGTGAGAACTTGGCATCACATCCGAAAAAGAAATCTTCCTCTTTTGAATCCCGTCGCCCACCCCCGGCCGGTCGGTGGGAAACACCCCTCGCAGGAGCTCAAAGTGGAGCTTGGcattcagtaaaaaaaagaaaaaaaaaaagtttcgtCTCGTCTGTGCCCCTATCTCCTGTCTAATGTTGGGAAGTGGAGTCAGGCGAGAGACTCGCGTCTCTACGGAGGGGAACAGAGGAAGTAGTGGTACATCTGGCTGCCAGATGGTTTAAGTTTAGCAGGCGTTCGCagggacacacaaaaaaaaacgacacacGACAGAACGACTCTGGTACTGTACAAAGGAACGAGCAGAAATGATGAGTTCATCCGCAGCGATTTATGAAAGTCAAATAACATTATGTCAATGCTCCTCCATCcatattattatacattatttatctttctacattattttttatttatttatatttttttatttatttattttttattcattttattaattcgTATTTcattatgtattttaatttcattttcatactaaaatcttttttagaagtttattattataatttttataattattttaaaaaaattttttttttatgtgaccaatatattatattatatattatttttttttatgtgaccaATCAACCTTCTAAGTCTTATTGACCAAGACCTGTATTATAGCATGCATTTTCAATACATTTCCCCCAAATATGCAGGCAGCAATGTAAGTTTCTGCCCTTAAAATAGTGTTTTAGAGagctttattattttcagaatGTCTAATAATTACTTGTGGGAGCTGTAAAGCCATCTTAGGTTTATACATAGACTTACACTTAAGACTTTACTGTCCCGCAAGTGAAACTGCATGGTCACGGCAGCTtagttgcacattaaaaaaacacttgaaaaacgctagtaaaacagaaaaatggtttaagataaaaagcaaataaataaaataaaatacgataaacataaatatatatgatttgCACATAGAAATTGAAGTAAATAAAGAGGCATATCCAAGTATAATACAAGACAATCTCTCCTCAACTTCCTATTTAAAGCCGAAAACAGCCTCGTCTTGCACGTACCCTCACACACCCCTCGGGAGGCTGTTTTCGAACTCTGTCACTTTAAGGACATTTAATCAGTAGGTTTCTTTTACCCACTGCCACCACAGTCATGCATGATAATATGCATGCTCCTATGAAGGGCTCCGACAATAGATTCTGCCCGTTTCTCCCCGTCTGCACGCTGGGGTTTCCTACGTCTCATCCCGCGTGGCGCTGctgttatttgtgttaaaaCGACGCAGCCGCCTGGTGCCTCAGAGGAAATGTGACATTGCTGATGCTGCAGCCCATGCAGTCTGACTGAAACCGTCGCGTCAGAAGCTCTCCTCCGTCTTACCTTACAGCCTCTGCTGCAAGACCACGGTGCACGGGCACTTTGGTGCAGAGGTTCCTGGCTTACGTAAAAGAGCAGAACTTAAGGATTTCAGCACACGCAGGCCTGGTGTTAGCGGGCCTGGTGTAGCGGGCGGGCAGCTGGGGCGGAGGCCTGAGTAGAAATAGCCCTCAGTCATAAACATCCTCCTGGAGAGCCAATCAAGGCAACTCATCAGAGAGGCTGTTTATCCCACATGTCAAGCTGAGTTGTGTCGCACTGCTCGCGAGgccaataaaataacaacagaaaatgtCTGACGGCGTAAAATAACACTGTAGAAATGATCCTgaattcacctttttttttttaacgtttggGTACGATGCCGCCAGTCTGCCAGTCAGCCAGACAGGCAGGCAGTGAACAGCTGGTCAAAGTTTGCCAGTGGCACTAATATTTAACTTCACTGGTGGCCCGGTCAGAATAAGGCCCTGGAAACTGGAACCTCCTGCCAGCCTAGCAGCCACCGCTCCATTCAGACAGGGCCCATTTAAATTCAGACGGCGTCCCGACTTTGCTGTAGCAACGTCTTCAGACAAAAGGGCCCCGAGCGCCGGGCAGGAAGGAGCTCGCAGCTGCAGGATGCATCTGTCGGTGGCCCCCCGAGGAAGGATGCGGAGCACTCTTCATTCAGAAGAATCGCAGCGGGTTCAAGAGAGATGGGTATCGCCGCGGAGCACATAGTGGATCTTTCAACGCGACTTCCCATATTGGGCTTTAAAAGGGAGCCGGGCGGCCGCGGCGGCAACTGATAAAATGCGATTTGCTTATTCGGCAACATCGCTACATTTGAGGCAAGGACGTTTCTGGTCTGCGGGGAGATGTGGAAAATGTCAAGCCTTAAACAAGTCTGCACAAAACAAGATCATTTCCAACATGGCACCACAAATGTTACATCTCACCGAGCCGATATATATGTTCTTGTATGTGGTTATTCTGCTCTCtctgtcctatttaatttctctttggtCACTGGTCTTCTTGACTTATATGTGACTTATTATATGCTGTAGCATTTGAATTTTCCCACTGGGCATCACTGAAGTACCTTAATTTATATGAATTTATATCAATGGCAAAGAGTTTCTCACTCATCAGCGGATACGAGACCAACAAAGCCATTCAAAACAACGCAGTCACACCCCCGAGGCAGAGGAAGCGTAAGCACACCTTGACAGGAAATGGTTGGTTATACTCTCTGAAACTTCCTCCCTGCAGCTGTACGCATATTTCACCAATGAGGTTAAGGGTTACATGCAGGCGTGAGTCCACAGGACATTGCTAGTTCCTGAGCTAAATATCAGTTCTGCACGGAAATGAGCTCAACGCTTCCTCTATagaaaatcctcttttttttttttcgactgcTCACATTGTGAATTTCtctcgtgtttgtttttcatccagAATAAATCGCCCAGCGATTTTGCGCTGACCGCGGCAAAAGGGAAACGGCGGGGCGCATTGTTGCAAGGATTTCCAAATCTGATCAAACCTTGTGCAATAGCTTTTGAACTGCAACACAGATACTGGGCGGAAAAGAAGCAACTGAAGTTGGTTTCTAGTAGAAGCCTTTCAAACCCACTGGGACTTCTCGAATGAGACACGAACTATTCTATGCAGCGACGTGACATAAATCAAACGAATAACCTTTAGCCGTGCGCATTCTTGCTTTCATCGTAGCTCGGCTGCTAAAAAGAGTGTGCAAgcctatttttaaaaacaaaccctgcCTGTAATTTATTTCAAGGCAGCAATTTTTCATCCCACTATGATTTAAAGGCTTGCAGTAATccggcttttatttttttctatttatttatttattttttttatttcgaaaCCCCAGCGTCCGACCGCAATATTTTGTCAGCAATGCCGGGCTAACTGACAGCAGTTTTGTTTGTCACACCCTTCGAAAAATCTAcccgccgcacacacacactgatttgTTAACATGCTTCCCTCTCGCACTGACACTCCGTAGCGTAAGTGTTAAGTTGTCCGAGTGCAAACAACTCCTGGctcagcagcggcggcagcagtgTTTTCTGAGTTGGCGTGGGGAGCTAGAGTCCTGTCAAACATGCGCCGGTCCTCCGGTGAAGGAATGAAGAGCTGATAAACACTTCAGAGGGGAGCCAAGGCATCGCATGCCGCGAAGAATGCGAGCCATGTAAGCGGCGTGAACATCAGACGCGACGCTGCCTTATCAAAAAAGGACGCGTTAAGGGAACAGGAATTTCTCCCTGGAAAGTCTGAAGTCTGAAATCACGCCACGCA
This window of the Mugil cephalus isolate CIBA_MC_2020 chromosome 16, CIBA_Mcephalus_1.1, whole genome shotgun sequence genome carries:
- the pald1a gene encoding paladin isoform X1, whose amino-acid sequence is MMEKKQQRKGSGSSSHSSLWSMGTTASAAPQPVSVTSPLESVHGNGMADSRQSLSMSPFQTVNIHSNKAKSIITNKVAPVVITYNCRQEFQIHDDILKTNYKVGRISDAMPEHFLVQGEFFMVQDVYSKADVLNTTASYGAPNFRQVKGSYPLYGMGQPSLNGFKHVLQRLQAQGHEEVIFFCVREEPVVFLHKDDDFVPYTPRRKENLHENLHGLQKEEMVEGLELTIRKELHDFAKLNENVFYIYNDIEYFKDEPQKISITCEEDIHVTEEVYKRPMFTMPAYRYYRLPLPMEGAPMEEDFDAFVNILRESPSLSMGHGASRQQLPALLFSCQVGVGRTNLAMILGTLVMNRLSGDSQQEPHVEEAAASEPRPLFQVIQSLINKLSNGQQVMEEVDQAINLCSEMHNIKEAIYENKSKLEGIGEDYQIQGSSTKDYFLSRTMLSLERYFYLIVFNAYLHEQYPLAFVSNFSQWMCSHSWLYRLLACMDVSEQSAPAELVTRGARVLVADEYLAPDVLSTVKEMKAANFRRVPKMPVYGMAQPTSEATGAVLAHLTDEKRKHSHVLWVNLQEELVFEGNGQIFTQREPSCLDQHIPVPSSDPQLLEGLETSLTEEILRAQKWLEVTLEQEKQMKMFKSCQTVQEMFNQHKSSHQGLVYKRIPVPDCSAPREEDFDKLLEAMKGTLAEDSHSAFVFNCSNGKGRTTTAMVISVLTLWHFNGFPEFADDEIVSVPDAKYTKGEFEVVMQLVRLLPDGHRMKREVDMALDSVSETMTPMHYHLREIIICTYRQIKSGKTEKECQQLLLRSLQYLERYIYLILFNTYLHLEKKDSWQRSFTLWMEQVAARAGVYDILNQLGFSEFENPRDTPLARLRCRWQRQNIQSLPFRGEFI
- the pald1a gene encoding paladin isoform X2; translation: MGTTASAAPQPVSVTSPLESVHGNGMADSRQSLSMSPFQTVNIHSNKAKSIITNKVAPVVITYNCRQEFQIHDDILKTNYKVGRISDAMPEHFLVQGEFFMVQDVYSKADVLNTTASYGAPNFRQVKGSYPLYGMGQPSLNGFKHVLQRLQAQGHEEVIFFCVREEPVVFLHKDDDFVPYTPRRKENLHENLHGLQKEEMVEGLELTIRKELHDFAKLNENVFYIYNDIEYFKDEPQKISITCEEDIHVTEEVYKRPMFTMPAYRYYRLPLPMEGAPMEEDFDAFVNILRESPSLSMGHGASRQQLPALLFSCQVGVGRTNLAMILGTLVMNRLSGDSQQEPHVEEAAASEPRPLFQVIQSLINKLSNGQQVMEEVDQAINLCSEMHNIKEAIYENKSKLEGIGEDYQIQGSSTKDYFLSRTMLSLERYFYLIVFNAYLHEQYPLAFVSNFSQWMCSHSWLYRLLACMDVSEQSAPAELVTRGARVLVADEYLAPDVLSTVKEMKAANFRRVPKMPVYGMAQPTSEATGAVLAHLTDEKRKHSHVLWVNLQEELVFEGNGQIFTQREPSCLDQHIPVPSSDPQLLEGLETSLTEEILRAQKWLEVTLEQEKQMKMFKSCQTVQEMFNQHKSSHQGLVYKRIPVPDCSAPREEDFDKLLEAMKGTLAEDSHSAFVFNCSNGKGRTTTAMVISVLTLWHFNGFPEFADDEIVSVPDAKYTKGEFEVVMQLVRLLPDGHRMKREVDMALDSVSETMTPMHYHLREIIICTYRQIKSGKTEKECQQLLLRSLQYLERYIYLILFNTYLHLEKKDSWQRSFTLWMEQVAARAGVYDILNQLGFSEFENPRDTPLARLRCRWQRQNIQSLPFRGEFI